Proteins from one Pseudomonas grandcourensis genomic window:
- the hflC gene encoding protease modulator HflC, which translates to MSNKSLIALIVGVVVAIAAWNCFYIVAQTERAVLLQFGRVVQTDVQPGLHVKVPYVNQVRKFDARLMTLDAPTQRFLTLEKKAVMVDAYAKWRVKDAERFYTATSGLKQIADERLSRRLESGLRDQFGKRTLHEVVSGERDALMADITASLNKMAEKELGIEVVDVRVKTIDLPKEVNRSVFERMSTEREREAREHRAKGNELAEGIRADADRQRRVLLAEAYRESEEVRGDGDAQAAAIYSKAYGQDQEFYAFYRSLRAYRESFANKSDVLVLDPSSDFFHYLEKAKP; encoded by the coding sequence ATGAGCAATAAATCGCTGATCGCCCTTATTGTCGGCGTCGTCGTGGCGATCGCTGCCTGGAACTGCTTCTACATCGTGGCTCAGACCGAGCGTGCGGTGTTGCTGCAGTTCGGTCGCGTGGTCCAGACCGATGTTCAGCCAGGCCTGCATGTGAAAGTGCCTTACGTTAACCAGGTGCGTAAATTCGACGCACGTCTGATGACGCTGGATGCACCGACACAACGCTTCCTGACGCTGGAAAAGAAAGCCGTGATGGTGGATGCCTACGCCAAGTGGCGCGTGAAGGACGCAGAGCGTTTCTACACCGCGACTTCCGGCCTCAAGCAGATCGCCGACGAGCGTCTGTCCCGTCGTCTGGAATCGGGCCTGCGTGACCAGTTCGGTAAGCGCACCCTGCACGAAGTGGTGTCGGGTGAGCGTGATGCGCTGATGGCGGATATCACGGCTTCGCTGAACAAGATGGCCGAGAAAGAGCTGGGCATCGAAGTGGTCGATGTTCGGGTCAAGACCATCGACCTGCCGAAAGAAGTGAACCGCAGCGTGTTCGAACGTATGAGCACCGAGCGTGAGCGTGAAGCTCGCGAGCACCGCGCCAAGGGTAACGAACTGGCAGAAGGCATCCGTGCCGACGCCGATCGTCAACGCCGCGTGCTGCTGGCTGAAGCCTATCGTGAATCCGAAGAGGTTCGCGGTGACGGTGATGCCCAGGCTGCTGCGATCTACTCCAAGGCCTACGGTCAGGATCAGGAGTTCTACGCGTTCTACCGTAGCCTGCGCGCCTACCGTGAAAGCTTCGCGAACAAATCCGACGTCTTGGTCCTCGACCCAAGCAGTGACTTCTTCCACTACCTGGAAAAAGCCAAGCCTTGA